The segment CTATGTCGGGACCCCAAATCAAAGCACAAAAGAGCAGAGACCTGGGGGCGGGGCTCAAGGGTCGGATTTTCGCGTGGGGGCGTGGCAATGGGCGTGGTCTCACGGTCCCGCCCCTTCCCAGTCTCCCAGGTTTCCCAGGACTTGGCAAGGCACAAGGACCACCAGATGACCCAACAATCCCAGGGTGAGTGACCTTGGGCAGTGAGGGGAGAAGTGGGGGGGCACCTGGCGAACATGGGGGTACAGCGCCTTCGACCCTTCACGCCTCCCACCTGTGCCAAGGCAGGGGCCCCAAACACCCAAGAGGGAGGCCACGGGCGCAGAGGGGGTGACCCTAAATACTTGCTTATACGGACATACcccgaccccccaaaaaaaaacagctgcCCGCATGTTGCAGAATATGGAGAAAATCGAAGCTGAACAGAAGACAATGAAACACCAGGGTGAGACAGGGCAGCGGATGCTttgtacgaggctgacccgggttggatccccggaaccccatagggtcccccccccagcaccacctgtagTGTGGTGAGCAcagatcccctgagcatgccagatgtgaccccaaaacaaaaacaaaacgtcaaaaagaaatatcagaacgagagatggggcaggggggCGTCCCCAGCGCTGTGGGGGGGCATCAGGGGGGCATCACTCTTGATCACGATCCCACGTCGCACCCACGTGCAGACTCTCAGTTCTCGCGGAACCTGGATGGGGTCCAAGAGGATCTGAGCAATCTAAAGTCCGCTGGTGAGTCTGGGGGgcgagagagggaggaaggcagcGGGGCGCGGGCGCTTGTTGGCAGGTGACgcagcccccactcccaccccccccaccccccagccctgaacAAGATGTCCAGTGTCTGGAATCGCATGGAGAAGCTCCAGGAGGAAGTGGAGAAGCTGTGGATAGAGCTGCGTGTGGCCAACGGTGGGTGTGTGCGCTGTGCCCCACTGGGACAGGCGCgggaccccctcccccgtcccccgccccgcccccccaccactgCGTTCCCTGGGCAGCCCaggtgtgcgcgtgtgtgcgcctTCAGGTAGCAGGGAGCGTTGTAGTTCTGATACGCGGCCGCtagggggcgcccggcaccgcccttTCTGAACCTCCTGGCATCTCTCGGGTCACCTGGGGTGGGCAGGTAGGACTCCccccctttcctttgtttttattgtttggtgggggcacacccggtggtactcaggccttgctcttggctctgcactcacatattgctcctggctgtgcttgggggatcttatgggatactaaggattgaacctggggtcagccgtgtggaaggcaaacgcctccccccgcccccgctgtacccctatactattgctctggctccggGGGCTCCCTTCCTGTGGAGAACTTCTGGCAAGGCTCCTGTTTGGAGGTGCTCAAACCTGGGTGGTGTTTgtggaggtgggaaagggggcacggggaatcgaacccagggtcttCCACGTGGGAGGATTGTGCTCACGCCTTGAACCACATCGCCGGGGAGTCGCACTTGGCCAttctcctgtgcagctcagtAGAGggtcagccctgaccacagcctgcTCCCAGCACTGTCTTGACCCAGCCAGGCGGGGAAGTTAGGGGGGGTCACgatggtgctggggaggggaccacctgggtctctaactgggagggggctgggtcaCTGCCCAGAAGTTCAACCCACCCCACCATTGGGAAACCCCTAATGCCCCTTGGGGCAGAGATGAGGAAGGATCTCTGCTTGGGGCGATAGAGCACTGTCCCCTGGGACACGGTGGGCCAGGGGGGATCTCAGGGAGAAATTCTGCTGAGGTCTCTCCACTCGGGGGACGGAAGCAGTGAGTGGAAGATCTGAGCACCAATGGCTGTGTTCAAACTCCTGATTCCAGACAGGTGATGCACATCTAAGGCACCTTCCCCAcgttttctgtttcctttctctcccccttcccttaaaAATGCTTGTGAGAAACTAAAGAAATAGTACAtggtaagggctggagcaacagtacagcgggcagggcgtttgccttccatgtggtcgaccctggttcgattcccagcatcctatagggttccccaagcactactaggagtaattcctgagtgcagagccagaggtaacccctgtgcatcgccaggtgtgacccacaaaggaaagaaagaaagaaagaaagaaagaaagaaagaaagaaagaaagaaagaaagaaagaaagaaagaaagaaagaaagaaagaaagaaagaaagaaagaaagaaagaaagaaggaaagaaagaaagaaagaaagaagtagtaCATGAGTTAAAGTGTTTGACCTTGCACTCAGGTCAGGTTCGATTTCGattcctggcagcacatatggtcccctggaccctgccaggggtgacccctgagcacagagccaggaataaaccctgagcatcgatCACCCTATGCAGccaaaagaaacagtaagaacaataacaaaaagtggGTTGGatggatagtacagaggggagggcgtttgtcttggtCGTGGctgctgatcagggttcaatccccagcacctcgaagcgtcccccgagcatcactagaattgatccctaagcacagatgggtgtgcaacaccccccgcaaaaaaatggaaaggaaatttAAGGGGTCAGGGAGGTGACTCAAAGACCTAAGCATAGGCTTTTTATGCTGGAGAataaggtttgatccctgagcaggagtGGACCTTGAGCACACTGGAGTGTGCCCCatgcccacctccccccaccacgaAAAAGAGGGAGTCTGCATTTGTGCAGTCACCATGGATCTGAGCTCTGGCCTGGACATACTAGAGGGCCATGACACTGGCTGAACTGGAGGCGAGAGAACAGAGGCCAAGACAGTCCCATGCTGgcgctggagcgattgcacagcggggagggcgtttgccttgcacgtggctgacccgggttcaattcccagcatcccatagggtctcccgagcaccgccaggagtaattcctgagtgcagagccaggagaaacccctgtgcatcaccgggtgtgagccaaaaagcacacacacacagaaaaagtcCGGTTGAGACCCCTGGgatccagcctccagccccctgccctgtaTGTGATCCCCAAGAAGACCCTCCTCATTTCCTAAAACCTTGTGGCTGGTTCTAAGAGTGCTGGccctgggggtgaggtgggagaaGTGGACAGtactggggcaggggagaggggtgcgAGCAGTCGCATGGCCGTCCAGGGGATGccactgggggcggggctggggggggagtgCCGGCAGCCGGTGGGCACCCACTCTAAGGATGTTGGTGGTGATGGAAGCGGGTGTGGCCGGGTCCTTGGCAGTGTGGGCACTGCTGGCCACTGAGCAAGTGATGAGGGGAGGTTGGGTGACCGGGCTGGTGACtccaggtgggaggggggaggggcagcgggcTCCCATGGGGGTGCTTATGGGGAGGTCCTGGAGGGGGACGCACTGATCGAGCCAAGAAGGCGACCGAGGTGGcccggagagacaggacagcagggaaagTACCTGCCTCGCACctatgtccccccaccccccatccccccacaccccccagggcctgagctcagagccaggcccaggcccccagcactgctggccctggcccagctgttctgcccccccccaaagaagggGATCCCTGTGTCTACCTGGGGCTGGGTGTGCTGGAGCCCCCGAGAGACGCCCCCTCTGAGGCCCTCATCCACCCCAGGCTCCCAGTGCAACAGGTGCCCAGAGCACTGGGTCAACTTCCGCCGGAAATGCTACTACTTCGGCCAGGGCTCCACCAAGAAGTGGTTGCAGGCGCGGAACGAGTGTCGGGCCCTGCAGGGGCAGCTGGTCAGCATCCACAGCCAGGAGGAGCAGGTGGGTGTGAGCCCCATGCGGGAGGGGGACCCTGGGAGGCAGCGGgtctctgtttgggggccaccccccgtggtgttcagggctgactcccggctctgcacccaggggtcactccttgctgggctggggggggtgggggctgcgggggggcaGGGAAACACCCTGCGGGGGATAAAACCACAAGagtcctccctgctgccccccaggaCTTCCTCACCCCGCACGGCAGTAAATTTGGAACGTGGATCGGCCTCCGGGACCTGGACTTGGAGGGACAGTTTGTCTGGATGGACGAGAATCCCTTGGACTACAGGTGAGGGGGGCAGAGAGTGGGGACCCACAAGCAccaccccgcccccggcctgGGCTTGGTGAGCTTCTGGGTGGCCAGTGAGGgagctggtggggcttggggtgcaggcaggggggcagaggggggaggggctgcaggcttGAGGGTGGGAATCCAGGGTCCTGGGTtcggcaggagggggtgggggcccctCTGGCCTGACGGAAACCGTCCCCCCACCTTCCAGCAActggggccccggggagcccAACAACCAGGAACCCAGCGAGGACTGCGTGGTGATGGGGCACTCGGGGATGTGGAACGACGTGGACTGCACCAGCCGGCTGGACAGCTGGGTGTGTGAAAGGCTGGCCACCTGCTGACCCGCCCgagcccccagccagccccccaaACACCCGCACCCTAATTCAAGAgcagcccagcactgcccccaaaGGTCCCCCTAGTCCCAGTCTCCAGGGAGTCCCGGGGCCCCGGATGGGGTGAAAAGAACCCCAGGGGGGGGTCGCCTCTTCCCACCCACTATCTCCCACCCGCACTGTCTCCCCAAGAACCTTCCTCAGAACTCGGAACATTGGGGTCTCCCTCCCCGTCCCTCCAAACCCACTCTACGAGGCCAgagcccctcccttcccacctgTCTTGGTGTAACCCCCAGGGTGGCGCACCCAAGGCTCTTGCCCCCCGAATCCTCTGAGCTGGCAGTAAATCACCTCCcccggcacccccccaccccatctctcccactgcccgtctcccccaggacccccgcaCCCACCCTCACTTGCCCATCTCCTCCCTGCTGGCTCTCCAGGGACAGTGGGCTTGGAGCAAGCTCCCAGGGCTCGGCAAGACTTTGTCTGCGGGAGACCCAGGTGCCAGCCCCAGGTGCCAACCTCACAATCCTACAgccaagcccccccccacccccgagcacgCCCCATAtgctcccaacacacacacacacaaattaaactGGGAAGAAAtagcttccttttcctctctacAGCCTGCATACCCTCCTCTGTGGGGTCTGTTCCCGCCACCACCTACAGTGTGGTCAACCTCTGGTCTGCAGCGGGCGTTGAGACTTACGAGACCACGTCCAGTAAGGGCAGGGAGGCCGGAAGGGGGTGTGAGGGTGGGAAAACGTGGAGCAACCCCAGGGCTAGAGGATTCTCAACAACGGGGCCAGAGCAGTGGTAGGTAGGTACAGCGGtgagagcccttgccttgcattcggccatacccaggttccatccctggcatccc is part of the Sorex araneus isolate mSorAra2 chromosome 2, mSorAra2.pri, whole genome shotgun sequence genome and harbors:
- the FCER2 gene encoding low affinity immunoglobulin epsilon Fc receptor, with protein sequence MEENSYSEFSRKRSCCRRGLTLVLLGLLMASFCAGLLTLFLLWHWDTVQEMKQLEEKAARNVSQVSQDLARHKDHQMTQQSQAARMLQNMEKIEAEQKTMKHQDSQFSRNLDGVQEDLSNLKSAALNKMSSVWNRMEKLQEEVEKLWIELRVANGSQCNRCPEHWVNFRRKCYYFGQGSTKKWLQARNECRALQGQLVSIHSQEEQDFLTPHGSKFGTWIGLRDLDLEGQFVWMDENPLDYSNWGPGEPNNQEPSEDCVVMGHSGMWNDVDCTSRLDSWVCERLATC